A genomic region of Thermodesulfitimonas autotrophica contains the following coding sequences:
- a CDS encoding DUF2325 domain-containing protein, whose translation MFTEELERLRKDCETFGVPVDLGTEEDFYWFCFAAFAVCGLALADQKDILLRLAGGWAPEKARRSADRLGTYVLNRFPRPEVRKAVQILAEINLPEAFTRCSPEEAEALLERIDRSNRDADAARFVFRANGVPVAFPEGFIEEEFRAYYETCLRRHALRKCRAYTESRLRDAEMLVTGRIAEIRSLEKERARLEKKLARASEALKNKAREAREQRRAAAEALRRSEETELFYRSQLEELRRSLERLSRENEALRRENSALREQLALRGASPGPLAGRRVLVAGDPRRKEAYRETLAGSFGAEAVFVDAAEPDSGYLDLLKSADLVVITAAYGRHKITTPLREEARKLGIPVLTASSSGAGSVLAAVRSYLAAREKERGPACDVCPAKS comes from the coding sequence ATGTTTACCGAAGAACTCGAGCGTCTGCGGAAAGACTGCGAAACCTTCGGGGTCCCCGTCGACCTGGGCACCGAAGAGGACTTCTACTGGTTCTGCTTCGCTGCCTTTGCCGTGTGCGGCCTCGCGCTCGCCGACCAGAAAGACATCTTGCTCCGCCTGGCCGGTGGGTGGGCTCCTGAAAAAGCGCGGAGGAGCGCCGACAGGCTGGGGACCTACGTTCTTAACCGGTTTCCCCGCCCGGAGGTCCGGAAGGCGGTTCAAATCCTGGCCGAGATAAACCTGCCGGAGGCTTTCACCCGGTGCTCTCCCGAAGAGGCCGAAGCCCTGCTTGAGAGGATTGACCGGTCCAACCGGGACGCGGACGCCGCGCGCTTCGTGTTCCGGGCGAACGGCGTGCCCGTCGCGTTTCCCGAGGGCTTTATCGAAGAGGAGTTCCGCGCCTATTACGAAACGTGCCTGCGGCGCCATGCGCTCAGGAAGTGCAGGGCCTACACGGAATCGCGGCTGCGCGACGCGGAGATGCTCGTTACCGGGAGGATCGCCGAGATCAGGAGCCTGGAGAAAGAGCGCGCCCGGCTGGAGAAGAAGCTCGCCCGCGCCTCGGAAGCGCTCAAAAACAAGGCGCGGGAGGCGCGGGAACAGAGGAGGGCGGCCGCCGAAGCCCTGCGGAGGAGCGAAGAAACGGAGCTCTTCTACCGGAGCCAGCTCGAAGAGCTGCGGCGCTCGCTGGAAAGACTGTCCCGCGAAAACGAGGCCCTGCGCCGGGAAAACAGCGCTCTCAGGGAGCAGCTCGCCCTCCGGGGCGCGTCGCCCGGACCGCTCGCGGGCAGGAGGGTGCTGGTCGCCGGGGACCCCAGGCGGAAAGAAGCTTACCGCGAAACTTTGGCCGGGTCCTTCGGCGCCGAAGCGGTCTTTGTCGACGCCGCCGAGCCGGACTCTGGCTACCTTGACCTCTTAAAATCCGCCGACCTGGTGGTGATCACCGCGGCATACGGTCGCCACAAAATCACCACTCCCCTGAGAGAAGAGGCCAGGAAGCTGGGGATACCGGTCTTAACGGCGTCTTCCTCGGGAGCGGGCTCCGTCCTTGCGGCCGTGCGGAGCTATCTGGCGGCCAGAGAAAAAGAACGCGGCCCAGCCTGCGATGTTTGTCCGGCCAAATCTTAA
- a CDS encoding helix-turn-helix domain-containing protein — protein sequence MANKELIVTDVLQDARRKDWFWDHNAVFDSDLSANAKLVRLYLARCADGERAAYPSLNTIASRCGLSKPTVIKALKELEEKGWLVRTGRVTAKQEHQTNVYLLVTPEPEKQADRDKKEGGGKAALPPVKNITGKEEGVVNQFYQVVNDVDQVVKQVDPNNTHIRIPTELEDVPTSLPSSWGEGAGKHPPEGNNPGEKVHARAPSREAPSADKCPQARTAGSAAKTVTEDDELVAELVQEYRSIKRVKPSKGDRLLIGSLLAEHGYARVYEAIEELRQAIEAQEVRKPLLYLKAICARLAGGGGKEDRRNVPPGRRRNHTFTESAESRWWSEEDRRGRKELLRSLYCN from the coding sequence ATGGCTAACAAGGAGCTTATTGTTACGGACGTCCTGCAGGACGCCAGGCGAAAGGACTGGTTCTGGGACCACAACGCGGTGTTCGACTCGGACCTTTCCGCGAACGCGAAACTGGTGAGGCTTTATCTGGCCAGGTGCGCGGACGGGGAGAGGGCCGCCTATCCCTCTCTGAACACCATAGCCTCGCGCTGCGGCCTCAGCAAGCCAACTGTGATCAAGGCGCTGAAAGAGCTGGAGGAGAAGGGCTGGCTCGTCCGGACGGGCCGCGTCACCGCGAAGCAGGAACACCAGACCAACGTTTACCTCCTTGTAACCCCCGAACCGGAGAAACAGGCCGACCGCGACAAAAAAGAGGGGGGTGGTAAAGCAGCTTTACCACCGGTAAAAAATATCACCGGCAAGGAGGAGGGGGTGGTAAACCAGTTTTACCAGGTGGTAAACGACGTTGACCAGGTGGTAAAGCAGGTTGACCCGAACAATACCCATATAAGAATACCTACTGAACTAGAAGATGTACCCACCTCCCTACCCTCCTCCTGGGGGGAGGGCGCAGGCAAGCACCCCCCTGAAGGAAACAATCCTGGGGAAAAAGTGCACGCGCGTGCGCCCTCCCGAGAGGCCCCCTCAGCGGATAAGTGCCCGCAGGCCCGCACAGCAGGCTCCGCGGCAAAAACAGTAACGGAAGACGACGAGCTCGTTGCCGAGTTGGTCCAGGAGTACCGGAGCATCAAGAGGGTGAAGCCTTCGAAGGGCGACCGCCTCTTGATCGGGTCTCTGCTCGCGGAGCACGGCTACGCCCGCGTGTACGAAGCCATAGAGGAACTCCGCCAGGCGATTGAGGCCCAGGAAGTAAGGAAACCGCTCCTCTACCTCAAAGCGATCTGCGCGCGCCTGGCCGGCGGGGGCGGCAAGGAAGACCGGCGCAACGTCCCTCCCGGCAGGCGCCGGAACCACACCTTTACGGAAAGCGCCGAGTCCCGGTGGTGGTCCGAGGAAGACAGGCGCGGGAGAAAAGAGCTCCTCCGGTCGCTCTACTGCAACTGA
- a CDS encoding spore germination protein, whose amino-acid sequence MVAEAQTKTPLAKDLADNLRKLDERLVFKKNFDLILREIEVGGRKAALLFVDAFVKDEPLTLILKELARLEAAEITLNTFKKLFYRYVTFGEVKTVGTLEEVIDTALSGPTVFLIDGEAQAIVIDLRVYPARMPDEPDLEKVTRGSRDGFTETLVHNTALIRRRVRDPRLRIEHLTAGARSKTDIALAYIEDIANPDLVDSVREKVNKIKIDGLPMAEKSVEELITPGTYWNPFPRVRYTERPDVAAAHLLDGHVLVLVDTSPSVMILPTTYFHHLQHAEEFRQSPTVGVYLRWVRFAGVFISVFLTPLWLLVSLEPGLLPPELKFIGPKKIGAVPLFIQFLIAEVAIDMIRMATIHTPSPIATSTGIIAAVLLGDLAARVGLFGPEVILYTATAAIGTFLTPSFELAQANRLTRLFILILTGLLRLPGFIIGTVVAFSFLLLTRSFGVPIVSLSLLWPVNPRGYWLQPHFRSL is encoded by the coding sequence ATGGTAGCTGAAGCGCAAACAAAGACTCCTTTGGCCAAGGATCTGGCAGATAACCTCCGCAAGCTCGACGAACGGCTTGTCTTTAAGAAAAACTTTGACCTCATCCTCCGGGAAATCGAAGTCGGCGGCCGCAAAGCGGCCCTTCTCTTCGTTGACGCCTTTGTTAAGGACGAGCCGCTAACCCTCATTTTGAAAGAGCTGGCGCGGCTCGAGGCTGCCGAAATCACGCTGAACACCTTCAAGAAACTTTTCTACCGGTACGTTACCTTCGGCGAAGTCAAGACGGTCGGCACGCTCGAAGAGGTCATCGATACTGCTTTGAGCGGGCCCACCGTTTTTCTCATTGATGGCGAGGCGCAGGCGATCGTCATTGACCTTCGCGTTTACCCGGCCCGTATGCCTGACGAGCCCGACCTGGAAAAAGTTACCCGCGGCTCGCGTGATGGCTTCACCGAAACTCTGGTCCATAACACCGCGCTCATCCGGCGGCGAGTGCGCGACCCCCGGCTGCGCATCGAACATTTGACCGCCGGTGCCCGTTCAAAAACGGATATCGCTCTTGCTTACATTGAAGACATTGCCAACCCGGATTTGGTGGACAGCGTGCGGGAGAAGGTAAATAAGATTAAAATCGACGGGCTACCGATGGCGGAAAAATCCGTAGAGGAGCTCATCACCCCGGGCACCTACTGGAACCCCTTTCCCCGCGTGCGCTACACCGAGCGGCCGGATGTGGCGGCGGCACACCTGCTCGACGGCCACGTGCTGGTCCTAGTAGACACTTCCCCAAGTGTAATGATCCTGCCGACCACCTATTTTCACCACCTCCAGCACGCCGAGGAGTTCCGCCAGAGCCCCACGGTCGGCGTTTACCTGCGGTGGGTTCGCTTCGCCGGGGTGTTTATTTCGGTATTTCTAACACCGCTCTGGCTCTTGGTATCCCTTGAACCCGGCCTTCTGCCGCCGGAACTCAAGTTCATCGGGCCGAAAAAAATAGGTGCAGTGCCCCTCTTCATCCAGTTCCTCATCGCGGAAGTCGCCATCGACATGATCCGGATGGCCACCATCCACACCCCAAGCCCCATCGCTACCTCTACCGGCATCATCGCTGCCGTCCTCCTTGGCGACCTTGCGGCCCGGGTCGGGCTTTTCGGTCCCGAAGTTATCCTTTACACGGCGACAGCCGCAATCGGCACCTTCTTAACCCCATCCTTTGAGCTGGCGCAGGCAAACCGGCTGACGCGCCTTTTCATTCTCATTTTGACCGGCCTCCTGCGCCTTCCTGGTTTTATCATCGGCACAGTCGTGGCCTTTAGTTTTCTTTTGCTTACGCGTTCTTTCGGTGTGCCGATTGTGTCCTTGTCGCTACTCTGGCCTGTAAACCCGCGTGGTTACTGGCTTCAACCGCATTTCAGAAGCTTATAG
- the spoVAE gene encoding stage V sporulation protein AE, whose protein sequence is MIFLKAFVVGGLICVVAQLLMDLTSHKVTPAHVLVGLVTAGAILSALGLYQPLVNFAGAGATVPLSGFGHILAQGAIRGVARDGLIGAFTGGVAAAAAGITAAVVFGYFAALLFRPKG, encoded by the coding sequence GTGATTTTCCTTAAGGCATTTGTTGTTGGCGGTTTAATCTGCGTGGTCGCCCAGCTTTTAATGGACCTTACAAGCCATAAGGTAACCCCGGCCCACGTGCTTGTAGGATTGGTTACGGCCGGCGCCATTCTAAGCGCCCTCGGTCTTTACCAGCCACTGGTGAACTTCGCGGGAGCGGGCGCCACTGTGCCGCTCAGCGGTTTCGGCCACATTCTGGCGCAGGGGGCAATCCGGGGCGTAGCCCGCGATGGGCTGATCGGTGCCTTCACGGGCGGCGTGGCCGCGGCTGCGGCAGGGATCACCGCAGCGGTCGTCTTTGGCTACTTCGCGGCCCTTCTCTTCCGGCCGAAGGGTTAA
- a CDS encoding ATP/GTP-binding protein, producing the protein MRIAITGAHGTGKTTLARALSEELGLPLITERARLVARQMEVKTCEELFRNPDLAREFQERVLEEQIRAQLAHPQGFVSDRCTLDCIAYWNLYLGDEGAERYFFKARLHAYRRLDLIVYVPPLVLSGGDGFRLGEHHAEVDACIRRELSLLRGAKVLGLEGVAPGERLAHVLEFVRSRKFSAGS; encoded by the coding sequence TTGCGGATCGCGATCACCGGAGCGCACGGCACGGGGAAGACCACCCTGGCGCGGGCGCTTTCAGAAGAACTCGGGCTGCCGCTGATCACGGAGCGCGCCCGGCTGGTGGCCAGGCAAATGGAGGTCAAAACCTGCGAAGAGCTTTTCCGGAATCCGGATCTCGCGCGGGAGTTCCAGGAGCGGGTCCTGGAGGAGCAGATCAGGGCGCAGCTGGCGCACCCGCAGGGCTTCGTCAGCGACCGCTGCACTCTGGACTGCATCGCCTACTGGAATCTGTACCTCGGGGACGAAGGCGCGGAGCGCTACTTCTTCAAGGCGCGGCTGCACGCCTACCGAAGGCTCGACCTGATCGTCTACGTCCCGCCGCTCGTTTTGTCCGGCGGGGACGGGTTCCGGCTGGGCGAACACCACGCGGAGGTGGACGCCTGCATACGCAGGGAGCTATCTCTCCTGCGCGGCGCGAAGGTGCTCGGCCTGGAAGGAGTCGCTCCCGGCGAGAGGCTGGCCCACGTCCTGGAATTCGTCCGCTCGAGAAAGTTTTCCGCGGGGAGTTGA
- a CDS encoding transposase — protein MPKVKPDLKIFTVCGEFFPEDFPPSKSEKWSRGEENPLQTEMRLFSSCLRWAFKRLLEGFPRNVIKKLGQEFFGLNSRFVDDARLKAQAVLDSQKELLDKEIEETRKKLGRARKALSFSAKKLARAEKEGADQEKLEKFRLAVKGREKKVARLEKKLCELREHKRNGTVPKVVFGGRKLWRKVCRGKATRTQWRAARKNRLYSRGDTSKRGNPNIKVSFDHEKQDFYLEVTISHLSKQIGADKKGRPKMSRAPKVRGRLWLPEKHRARVLELLSRDAPYSAEIIRRLDGRYIVYLTFELEELPEFNSSPGLIAVDTNPDGLGLANLNKYGFPEPWPEGIKALLEEVFPRSLHKYEGEFRVVFYPQGFLYLRVPELGYASCHRRDYLIGVLTKAVVEVAKACGKPLALEDLSFGKDRLVLGKKLNRLFSNFPFSRLLHAVLRRAVKERVGYKLVSPRHTSTIGLLKYQKRFSIPVHCAAALVIGRRAMGLKEKITREIREFIARIKEKLVSGSPLPGEEKGMSWVRASLSRAEKKLNLHNGLCPTEQASFNSVWRKLKRLALAFQ, from the coding sequence GTGCCGAAGGTCAAGCCAGACCTTAAAATCTTCACCGTCTGCGGGGAGTTCTTCCCGGAAGACTTCCCACCTTCTAAGTCGGAAAAATGGAGCCGGGGAGAAGAAAACCCCCTGCAGACGGAAATGCGGCTCTTCTCTTCTTGCCTCCGCTGGGCCTTCAAGCGCCTTTTGGAAGGTTTTCCTCGAAACGTGATAAAGAAGCTGGGGCAAGAGTTTTTCGGCCTCAACTCCCGCTTTGTTGACGACGCCAGGCTCAAAGCCCAGGCCGTCCTCGACTCTCAGAAAGAGCTCCTCGACAAAGAGATAGAAGAGACCCGCAAGAAGCTCGGGCGGGCAAGGAAAGCCTTAAGCTTTTCTGCTAAAAAGCTTGCCCGCGCTGAAAAAGAAGGTGCTGATCAGGAAAAGCTTGAGAAGTTCCGCCTGGCGGTAAAGGGTCGGGAAAAGAAGGTCGCCCGGCTGGAGAAAAAACTCTGTGAACTGAGAGAGCACAAAAGAAACGGCACCGTGCCCAAGGTCGTCTTCGGCGGTAGGAAGCTCTGGAGGAAGGTGTGCAGGGGAAAAGCCACCCGTACCCAGTGGCGGGCCGCGAGGAAAAACCGGCTTTACTCCAGGGGAGACACGAGTAAAAGGGGCAACCCCAACATCAAAGTCTCTTTCGATCACGAAAAGCAGGACTTCTACCTGGAGGTAACCATCTCCCACCTTTCAAAGCAGATCGGTGCGGACAAAAAGGGCCGCCCCAAGATGAGCCGGGCTCCTAAAGTCAGGGGGAGGCTCTGGCTCCCGGAAAAGCACAGGGCCAGGGTGCTAGAGCTCTTGAGCAGGGACGCACCCTATTCCGCAGAGATCATCCGGCGCCTCGACGGCCGCTACATCGTTTACCTTACCTTCGAACTGGAGGAACTGCCGGAGTTCAACTCCTCTCCAGGCTTAATAGCCGTAGACACCAACCCCGACGGCCTGGGCCTGGCCAACTTAAACAAGTACGGCTTTCCCGAGCCATGGCCGGAAGGCATCAAAGCGCTGCTAGAAGAGGTCTTTCCCAGGAGCCTGCACAAGTACGAAGGAGAGTTCCGGGTCGTCTTCTACCCGCAGGGGTTCCTTTACCTGCGGGTGCCGGAGCTAGGCTATGCTTCCTGCCACCGCCGGGACTACCTGATCGGGGTCTTAACCAAGGCGGTGGTGGAGGTAGCTAAAGCTTGCGGAAAGCCTCTGGCCTTAGAAGACCTTTCCTTCGGCAAGGATCGGCTGGTCCTGGGCAAAAAGCTTAACCGGCTCTTTTCCAACTTCCCCTTCTCCCGGCTACTGCATGCGGTACTCCGCCGAGCGGTGAAGGAGAGAGTTGGCTATAAACTCGTCTCTCCCCGGCACACTTCCACCATAGGGCTTTTGAAGTACCAAAAGCGCTTTAGTATCCCGGTTCATTGTGCGGCAGCTTTGGTGATAGGCCGCCGGGCCATGGGACTAAAAGAGAAAATCACCCGCGAGATAAGAGAGTTCATTGCTCGGATAAAGGAGAAGCTGGTGTCTGGTAGTCCCTTGCCTGGGGAAGAAAAAGGGATGAGCTGGGTCAGAGCCAGCCTCTCCCGGGCCGAGAAAAAGCTTAACTTGCACAACGGGCTCTGCCCCACGGAGCAGGCAAGCTTCAACTCGGTCTGGAGGAAGCTAAAGCGTCTGGCTCTGGCTTTTCAGTGA
- a CDS encoding PrgI family mobile element protein — protein MYGEHHPLTPPASPAKVAWGLSVTQLLVLGIGAGLSYRLAHLIPPLPVKNFFFAHVHHFVPLGVTALLLFAREGKTGMNLAVYLANLAAYKFRRKTFVWRR, from the coding sequence ATGTACGGTGAGCACCATCCCTTGACCCCTCCGGCGTCTCCCGCCAAGGTCGCCTGGGGGCTGAGCGTCACGCAGTTACTCGTTCTGGGGATCGGGGCGGGCCTGAGCTACAGGCTCGCCCATTTGATCCCCCCGCTGCCGGTCAAGAACTTCTTCTTCGCGCACGTTCACCACTTCGTGCCCCTGGGCGTCACGGCCCTCTTGCTCTTCGCGAGGGAGGGGAAGACGGGCATGAACCTGGCGGTGTACCTGGCAAACCTCGCTGCCTACAAGTTCCGCAGGAAAACCTTTGTCTGGAGGCGATGA
- a CDS encoding metal-dependent hydrolase codes for MLWYTHLFAGVSAGLLLSGHTETALVSAGISGLAALLPDIDSPDSWIGRKVPPISWTLKASVKHRGPLHSLLGATAVSLALTYLFGHGFKTWLFVPVLAGYLSHLVTDTLNPPGVPWLWPLKTRFRIPLVEPMSLLERLVVAPGMFLACCWLAWPELKALAASLLAKL; via the coding sequence ATGCTCTGGTACACCCACCTGTTCGCGGGCGTCTCCGCAGGGCTGCTCCTGTCCGGGCACACGGAGACGGCGCTGGTTTCCGCCGGGATATCCGGCCTGGCGGCGCTCCTGCCCGACATCGACAGCCCGGACTCCTGGATCGGCAGGAAGGTCCCGCCGATTTCCTGGACGCTGAAGGCGTCCGTTAAACACCGGGGTCCCCTGCACTCCTTGCTCGGCGCGACCGCCGTCTCGCTCGCGCTGACGTACCTGTTCGGGCACGGGTTCAAAACATGGCTGTTCGTGCCGGTTCTGGCCGGCTACCTCTCGCACCTCGTCACGGACACGTTGAATCCTCCCGGAGTGCCGTGGCTCTGGCCGCTGAAGACGCGCTTCAGGATACCCCTGGTGGAGCCGATGTCGTTGCTCGAGCGCCTGGTTGTCGCGCCCGGAATGTTCCTGGCGTGCTGCTGGCTGGCATGGCCTGAATTGAAAGCCCTGGCGGCAAGCCTGCTGGCGAAACTCTGA
- a CDS encoding tyrosine-type recombinase/integrase, producing the protein MGNADDCLTGFKLHLLGRGLATGTVKAYLTCLGCFASWWGRTTGEPFNPAAVTELDVADYRRHLQNRKRKPATVKLHLDVLSAFFTWACKSGLAQANPAEEVKRPAREAPPPRWLDRREVAALARSVQKHGTARDRALFTLLLHAGLRISEALSLKTQDIVIRDRSGHVKVRQGKGGTYREVPLNATARKILSEYMKDVSGGWLFPGRNGSSMTPRAAQKRLKELGRLAGVDVTPHKLRHTFCKMLVDAGESLDRVALLAGHASLDTTAVYTKPGRTDLEKAVEKLSWE; encoded by the coding sequence GTGGGTAATGCGGACGATTGCCTGACGGGTTTCAAACTACATCTTCTTGGTCGGGGGCTGGCTACAGGCACAGTCAAGGCGTACTTGACCTGCCTGGGGTGCTTCGCCTCCTGGTGGGGACGGACGACGGGGGAACCCTTTAACCCGGCGGCGGTGACCGAACTCGACGTGGCCGACTACCGCCGTCACCTGCAAAACCGCAAGCGGAAACCGGCGACGGTGAAGCTCCACCTGGACGTTCTGAGCGCTTTTTTCACCTGGGCCTGCAAGAGTGGGCTGGCGCAGGCAAACCCGGCGGAGGAGGTGAAGCGGCCTGCGAGAGAGGCCCCGCCCCCGAGGTGGCTTGACCGGAGGGAGGTGGCGGCCCTTGCCCGGAGTGTGCAGAAGCACGGCACGGCAAGGGACAGGGCGCTCTTCACGCTCCTTTTACACGCAGGTTTGCGCATTTCCGAAGCCCTGTCGCTTAAAACACAAGACATCGTAATCCGAGACAGAAGCGGCCACGTTAAGGTAAGACAGGGCAAAGGCGGTACCTACCGGGAGGTACCTCTGAACGCCACGGCCCGGAAGATCCTATCCGAATACATGAAAGACGTTTCCGGTGGCTGGCTTTTCCCCGGTAGGAACGGTAGTTCTATGACTCCCCGCGCCGCCCAGAAGCGCCTGAAAGAACTCGGCAGGCTGGCGGGCGTAGACGTGACCCCGCACAAACTCCGGCACACTTTCTGCAAGATGCTGGTGGACGCGGGGGAGAGTTTGGACCGGGTTGCGCTTTTGGCCGGACACGCTTCGCTTGACACCACGGCAGTCTACACAAAACCGGGCAGGACCGACCTGGAGAAAGCGGTGGAAAAGCTGAGCTGGGAGTAG
- a CDS encoding 3D domain-containing protein produces MLLLTVALLLRAGALLPGSGCGQTGAVAKPPNPPGLEAKHPKPPALEAKPPNQAGSEGPPRDPGDPAPRKVSCTRSELPDRGASRVVRVVATGYTAGYESTGKRPGDPGYGITRSGLPAARGACAVDPDVIPLGSVLFVPGYGYAVALDTGGAIKGNRIDLFFPEEREALAWGRRAVQVFIVAQP; encoded by the coding sequence GTGCTGCTGCTCACGGTCGCGCTTCTCCTTCGCGCGGGAGCGTTGCTGCCTGGCTCCGGCTGCGGGCAGACCGGCGCGGTGGCGAAGCCTCCGAACCCTCCGGGTTTGGAGGCGAAGCATCCGAAGCCTCCGGCTCTGGAAGCGAAACCTCCGAACCAGGCAGGTTCGGAGGGGCCCCCTAGAGACCCCGGGGACCCTGCGCCGCGAAAGGTGTCCTGCACCCGGAGCGAACTGCCTGACCGCGGCGCGTCCCGCGTCGTGCGGGTGGTCGCCACGGGCTACACGGCGGGCTACGAGTCCACCGGGAAGAGACCGGGGGATCCCGGTTACGGGATAACCAGGTCGGGCCTGCCCGCGGCGCGGGGAGCGTGCGCCGTCGACCCGGACGTCATCCCCCTCGGCTCCGTGCTGTTCGTGCCGGGGTACGGATACGCCGTGGCCCTGGACACCGGTGGGGCTATTAAGGGGAACCGGATCGACCTCTTCTTCCCGGAAGAGCGAGAAGCGCTGGCGTGGGGGCGCCGCGCAGTCCAGGTATTCATCGTTGCCCAACCTTAA
- a CDS encoding primase C-terminal domain-containing protein: protein MLEALLGEIAQANFTALPWPESAREQAMEALRFLLSGSLTERPKENGTKRAVKFRNLAWCFVAGPDFRPIPARTWNTLEKLIDAGMVYFTPNTFFSRRRKTRDALRWLNALWVDVDDPAACDLDVLDRCSELGLPLPSLVVKTPHGLHVFWKIQRVRATEKALKLYSKVLRALAEAFGADVKAATPEHFLKIPRVILRFERVEYELRDFLVLLDDGYPTAAPGGRVAIQNILSHPAVQKLLEGVPEGVRNNTCFTLARAHRWSGYSYEETLQAMLEWNQRNRPPLRENEVRASVRSAYRGLNRPPAARWIRELSGMAFSYQIARRAGGDVKRPCGRPRVQEVARERFVALIWEAGGSLTTRDGRRKIAAQLGVSERTLNGVVAALVAEGLLSVSTRRLGRGNGAETTYAIANAVPAQNYNTAKNSDGETSREKAQPDQVEDAGTRLLENAIKCCFEFAELTEASGEDLRFFIELLVRHSPECVIEKIDELKRIKARDPTGFLVEHPRRWLVHLLRI from the coding sequence ATGCTCGAGGCCCTGCTGGGAGAGATCGCACAGGCGAACTTTACGGCGCTGCCCTGGCCGGAGAGTGCTCGCGAGCAAGCGATGGAAGCCCTGCGGTTTCTGCTCTCGGGCAGCCTGACAGAGCGACCGAAGGAGAACGGAACGAAGAGGGCGGTCAAATTCCGTAACTTGGCCTGGTGCTTCGTTGCCGGACCGGACTTCCGGCCGATTCCGGCGCGGACCTGGAATACGCTGGAAAAGCTCATCGACGCGGGAATGGTCTATTTCACGCCGAACACGTTTTTCTCTCGGCGGCGGAAAACCCGCGACGCGCTAAGGTGGCTCAACGCACTTTGGGTTGACGTAGACGATCCGGCGGCTTGCGACCTGGACGTGTTGGACCGCTGCTCCGAGCTGGGCCTGCCGCTGCCGTCATTGGTGGTAAAAACGCCCCACGGACTCCATGTCTTCTGGAAAATCCAGCGGGTACGGGCGACGGAGAAGGCTTTGAAGCTTTATTCGAAAGTACTCCGGGCACTGGCGGAGGCTTTCGGAGCGGACGTAAAGGCGGCGACGCCGGAACACTTTCTAAAAATCCCGCGGGTGATCCTGCGCTTCGAGCGTGTCGAATACGAACTGCGGGATTTCCTGGTCCTCCTGGACGACGGATACCCAACGGCTGCGCCAGGCGGGCGGGTCGCGATCCAGAACATCCTGAGCCACCCGGCGGTGCAAAAGCTGCTCGAAGGCGTTCCAGAAGGCGTTCGCAACAACACCTGTTTTACCCTGGCCCGGGCTCACCGGTGGTCAGGCTACAGCTACGAAGAAACCTTGCAGGCGATGCTCGAATGGAACCAACGGAACCGGCCACCGCTGCGGGAAAATGAGGTCAGGGCTTCGGTGCGGAGCGCCTACCGCGGTTTGAATCGTCCGCCGGCGGCGCGCTGGATCAGGGAGTTGAGCGGGATGGCGTTTAGTTACCAGATTGCGAGAAGGGCAGGTGGTGACGTGAAGCGACCTTGCGGCCGGCCGCGGGTACAGGAGGTTGCCAGGGAAAGGTTTGTGGCCCTCATCTGGGAGGCGGGAGGCTCATTAACAACCCGCGATGGCAGGAGAAAGATCGCGGCGCAGCTCGGGGTGAGCGAGCGCACGCTGAACGGCGTTGTCGCCGCGCTCGTCGCCGAAGGCTTGCTGAGCGTTTCCACACGGCGCCTGGGCAGGGGCAACGGGGCGGAGACGACCTACGCCATTGCGAACGCAGTTCCCGCGCAAAACTATAACACTGCAAAAAACTCCGACGGAGAAACAAGCCGGGAGAAAGCACAACCGGATCAAGTGGAGGACGCGGGGACCCGCCTTCTGGAGAACGCGATCAAGTGCTGCTTCGAGTTTGCGGAGCTGACCGAAGCCAGCGGCGAGGACCTCCGCTTCTTCATTGAGTTGTTGGTGCGGCACAGTCCGGAATGCGTGATCGAGAAGATCGACGAGCTGAAGAGGATCAAGGCCCGCGACCCGACCGGTTTTCTGGTCGAGCACCCGCGGCGGTGGCTGGTTCATCTCCTGCGGATTTAG
- a CDS encoding TrbC/VirB2 family protein, with protein MLKTKKLISRGVRLAAVFVLVSLLLAGVALADPTSVTVTPDAGQLTGEVNRIASGIVGFVRGIFATAAVVFVIWAGIVAWGAGSDANKWLQVKKLAAGFILCMVCVFAAEKIVGGFMGILGYKP; from the coding sequence ATGCTCAAAACAAAAAAACTCATTTCGCGGGGCGTGCGCCTGGCGGCGGTATTTGTTCTGGTTTCCCTGCTGCTGGCGGGCGTCGCCCTCGCGGACCCCACTTCCGTCACCGTGACGCCGGACGCGGGCCAGTTGACCGGCGAGGTCAACCGCATCGCCTCCGGCATCGTCGGGTTCGTGCGCGGCATCTTCGCGACCGCGGCGGTGGTCTTCGTGATCTGGGCGGGCATCGTGGCCTGGGGCGCCGGCTCGGACGCGAACAAGTGGCTCCAGGTGAAGAAGCTGGCCGCGGGGTTCATCCTCTGCATGGTCTGCGTGTTCGCGGCGGAGAAGATCGTCGGCGGCTTCATGGGCATCCTGGGCTACAAGCCTTAA